The Pleuronectes platessa chromosome 13, fPlePla1.1, whole genome shotgun sequence genome includes a window with the following:
- the mplkip gene encoding M-phase-specific PLK1-interacting protein — translation MNRGPFRPQRSPGAPRPAGRFPSPGSSWGFPGARSPYGGSGHRGASPRGCGAYSPGSPVNSPGSGRGYWDGPTGGFGSGSRCFPGQMRSRGDSFRRPQSFGPGSAQKFQSSDASVEKYFSPSMVQDPWRHLQPLTTTDAAHNRHTT, via the exons ATGAACCGTGGCCCGTTCAGACCTCAGCGGAGTCCAGGAGCTCCGCGGCCGGCTGGAAGGTTCCCCTCACCCGGCTCCAGCTGGGGTTTCCCCGGAGCTCGCTCCCCGTATGGAGGCTCCGGACATCGAGGAGCTTCCCCCCGGGGCTGTGGCGCTTACTCCCCGGGTTCCCCGGTAAACTCTCCGGGTTCCGGTCGAGGATACTGGGACGGTCCTACCGGCGGGTTCGGCAGCGGATCCCGGTGCTTCCCAGGACAGATGCGGAGCAGAGGCGACAGTTTCCGGCGGCCACAGTCCTTCGGTCCCGGTTCAGCTCAGAAGTTCCAG tcttCAGATGCGTCGGTGGAAAAATATTTCAGTCCATCGATGGTTCAAGATCCATGGAGACATCTGCAGCCACTGACAACAACAGATGcagcacacaacagacacacaacatga
- the inhbab gene encoding inhibin subunit beta Ab yields MSSLFFFVAVILLVDSSPAVSPAPEVDLVSSSECPSCSLSLTKRNISSSGGESDVVEAVKRHILNMLHLSTRPNLTQPVPRVALLNAIKKLHVGHVTKDGTIEIQEEGWAPGAPAPPEPPSEIIIFAEPGDSQNVMTFDISKEGSGSAVAEQANVWIFLKMSKGNRVKRKVLLRLLQHDQDKDTEQECVSEKMVDTRRSGWHTLSIPHIVQSLLDGGSRSLSLRVSCPLCVEAGVSPVLSPASSERAGGRDQSHRPFLMVALRAQEEATQRRVKRSLECDGKIRVCCKRQFFVNFKDIGWNDWIIAPSGYHANYCEGDCPNHMVSLSSSSLSFHSTVINHYRMRGFGPFQNIKSCCVPMRLRAMSMLYYSEEQKIIKKDIQNMIVDECGCS; encoded by the exons ATGTCTTCTCTGTTCTTCTTTGTGGCTGTCATCCTCCTTGTCGATTCCTCTCCGGCGGTCTCTCCGGCTCCTGAGGTGGATTTGGTTTCCTCCAGTGAATGTCCGTCCTGCTCTTTGTCTCTAACGAAGAGGAACATCTCTTCatcaggaggagagagtgaCGTGGTGGAGGCGGTGAAGCGTCACATTCTCAACATGCTGCACCTGAGCACCCGACCCAACCTCACGCAGCCGGTCCCTCGTGTCGCGCTGCTCAACGCCATCAAGAAGCTGCACGTGGGCCATGTGACCAAAGACGGCACTATTGAGATCCAGGAGGAGGGCTGGGCACCTGGGGCTCCAGCACCACCGGAACCACCATCGGAAATCATCATCTTCGCAGAACCCG GTGACTCTCAGAACGTGATGACCTTTGACATCTCGAAGGAGGGCAGTGGCTCAGCGGTGGCGGAACAGGCCAATGTCTGGATCTTTCTGAAAATGTCAAAGGGAAACCGAGTGAAGCGCAAAGTGTTGCTGCGGCTGCTCCAGCACGACCAGGACAAAGACACGGAGCAGGAGTGTGTTTCAGAGAAGATGGTGGACACCCGGCGCAGCGGCTGGCacactctctccatccctcacatCGTTCAGAGCCTGTTGGATGGCGGCAGCCGCTCCCTCAGCCTGAGGGTTTCCTGTCCGCTGTGTGTGGAGGCTGGAGTTTCACCTGTCCTATCGCCTGCCAGCAGCGAGCGAGCAGGAGGTCGAGACCAGTCTCACCGACCGTTCCTCATGGTGGCTCTCCGAGCCCAGGAGGAGGCCACGCAGCGACGAGTCAAACGAAGTCTGGAGTGTGATGGAAAAATACGTGTCTGCTGTAAAAGACAGTTCTTTGTGAACTTTAAAGACATCGGCTGGAACGACTGGATTATTGCTCCATCAGGTTATCATGCCAACTACTGTGAAGGCGACTGTCCGAACCACATGGTGAGCCTCAGCAGCTCATCGCTCTCCTTCCACTCAACGGTCATCAATCATTATCGCATGAGAGGCTTTGGCCCGTTTCAAAATATCAAGTCCTGCTGCGTGCCAATGAGGCTGCGCGCCATGTCCATGCTTTACTACAGCGAGGAGCAGAAGATCATCAAGAAGGACATTCAGAACATGATCGTGGACGAGTGCGGCTGCTCGTGA